The Sulfurimonas aquatica genomic sequence CAAAGATGGAGTTTACTATAACCCCGATTACCTTTTAGCCGATGAGATAGCTCTTTTTTTAACATCTTAATATTACATAATTAGCTTTTAATCATTCTTTTGATAAAATCCTAAAAATTAATTATGAGGGTATTATATGTTTGGTATGGGTTTTACTGAAATACTTATTATAGCCGTTATCGCCATTCTCTTCTTAGGCCCCGATAAACTTCCTAGCGCAATGATAGACATTGCTAAATTTTTCAAAAACGCGAAAAACACTCTAGGAAGCGTAAAGAGTACGCTTGAAGAAGAGATGCATGTAAGTGACATAAAAAAAGAGGCTCTAGCGTATAAAGCGCAACTTGAAAAAGCCACTTCGGCGTTAGATGACGTTAAAAACATTCCAAATAACCTTGGACTAGATACAAACTCATTTGAGGATACGTCTGCAGACGCAAAGCCTGAAGTAGTTGTCAACAAGTCTGCCACTAAAGCGGAAGAAGTAACGTTTGCAAAAAAATCAAAAAAAATAGAAGAAGATAATACTGATGTTTGATGAACTAAAACCGCACCTAGCAGAGCTTCGAAAAAGACTTGGGATTTCTGTTGGAAGTCTCATTGTGATGTTCTTTGTAATGTTTTACTTTCATGAGCCAATCCTTAACTGGATGGTTGAACCTCTAAATACGGCCCTTATAGAAGTCGGGAAAAAATCTCTTCACGCAGCGGATGGAATGATTACGACTTCCCAAGTTGGAGGAGCGTTTTTTGTAGCGCTTAAAGTCTCTTTTTTTGCAGCCATAGTTGCTTCACTACCTATCATCCTCTCTCAAATCTGGCTATTTATCGCTCCTGGACTCTACTCTAGTGAAAAGAAAATGATAATTCCATTTATAATTGGTGGAACGTTGATGTTTCTCATAGGCGTTTTATTTGCATACTACGTTGTTACCCCATTTGGTTTTGACTTTCTTATCACCTTTGGTAGTTTTAAGTTTACCCCACTTATCAACATCGAAGATTACGTAGGTTTTTTTACAAAGATAATGTTTGGTTTTGGACTTGCGTTTGAACTTCCGGTCTTTGCTTACTTCTTAGCGCTTTTAGGCCTTGTAAATGACAAACAGATGACGGCGTTTTTTAAATACGCTATCGTTATTATTTTCATCGTTGCGGCGCTTCTAACGCCACCGGACGTTCTAACGCAGCTACTAATGGCTGGTCCGCTTATCATCCTTTATGGTTTTTCTATCTTGATAGTAAAACTGGTAAATCCAGCTCCAGATGATGATGACGAGGATGAAGAAGAAGATGAGTCAGCAGATGAAACTAACTCTAAATAAAACTGAGTGTTTAGCAGCCTAGCATGCAAGACATTGAACTACTGACTGCTAGCTATGACTTTGTCCTTCCGGATGAACTCATTGCCACCCATCCAGCACACCCACGAGACCATGCAAAACTTTTAATATATAACAGAGAGACAGACACTATAACTCATGCTCACTTTTATGATTTTGAAAAATACATACCAAAAGATTGCGCTCTTATTTTTAACAACACTAAAGTCATAAAAGCAAGACTGCATGGAAAAAAAACAAGTGGTGGAAAGATAGAACTTCTTATAAATAGACCATTAAACGCCATAGATATAAACGTATACCTAAGAGGTAAAGTAAAAGTTGGCACAGAAGTCCTCTTTAAAAATAACTTAATAGCCGTCGTTAAAGAGCTTAACGAAGATGGAAGTCGCATTGTTAACTTTATGCAAGATGGTATACTCCTGCGTTTTGAAGAGATTTTGCCTATCATAGATAAGATAGGCCATATTCCACTTCCTCCATACATACAACGCGAGGACAACGAAGAGGATGCCGACGAGTACCAGAGTGTTTTTGCCAAAGAAGAAGGAGCGGTAGCCGCTCCTACGGCTTCACTTCATTTCACGCAAGAGCAACACCATAGAGTATGTCAAAACCATGCCCATGCCTATGTAACGCTACATGTTGGAAGCGGTACTTTTAAACCAGTAGACGCAGAAGTTATAACAGAACATCCTATGCACTCAGAGTATTATGACATCTCAGATAAAGCAAAAGATATACTTGACTCAGATATTCCCGTACTTAGTATAGGAACGACTTCAACGCGAACTATTGAGTATTACGACAAGCACGGCAAGATTCAAAAAGGCGAGGCAAATCTCTTTTTACATCCAAACAACAAGCCTAGTAGAGTCAACCACCTACTTACAAACTTTCACCTACCAAAGTCTACGCTTTTGATGTTGGTCGCGTCGTTTGTTGGACTTGAAAAAACACAAAAATTGTATGCGGAAGCCATAAAAGAAAATTATCGTTTTTACTCTTATGGCGACGCGATGCTGATTATCTAAAGCAGATAGAGTCTTGAATTTTTTATCTCTATCTCACCACTAAGTTCCGCTTCAAAAACTCGAGAGGGAAACTTTTTTAAAGCCTCTTCATAAGTTGGGTTAGATTTACAATACTCTAAAAAATCATCAACGCGCTTTACTTCACTCGATTCAGTGGCAAATAAGGCAACAAACGAGTCTATGTCATATATAGCCTTTGCCTTGCCCTCTTGCAGGAGTCTATTCGTTGCTTGGCTCTCGCCTATTCTGTGAGAAAGAACATATATCTCTTTTCCCATCTTTAAAGCATACTCTATGCTTCTCATAGTTCCAGAGTTTAAATCTGCATAGGAAACTATGAGGATGTCTCCTAACGCGACTACCAACTCATTTCTCAGTACAAAGTTATACTTAGTAGAGGGCGAACCTTTTTCAAACTGAGACATAACCAAACCAGACTCTTCTACGCTTTTTATTATGGATGCGTTAATAGCTGGATAGCGTTTATTAAGACCCGTTGCTGCGATAAGTATAGTATTTGAAGGCCCTGCACCTTTATGAGCGATTGCGTCAACGCCAATAGCCCCGCCACTCACTATGCAAACTCCTGCGTTTGAGAGTTTTGTTGCAAGCTCATGTGTTTTATCTCTAGCATATTGGTTGGGAGAACGGCTTCCAACTATGGAAATCTTTTTTCTATGTAAAAGTGAAGTATTACCAATGTAAGAGAGTTTTAAAGGATAGCGCTTCATGCTCTCTAACTCTTTTATATGAAAATCTACCTCTCTAATCATATTTTAAAGCCTATGTATATAGACCAACTCCACTTCTTTAAGTAGTTTTTTTGACTCATAAAGCGCTTGGAGAGTATTTTTATGTGGATGTCCTATTGCAATGGCGCTTCCATTATCTTTTGCTGTTTTTATCGCTTTTTTAATCTGCTCTAGTATATATGGCTTATCCATATGATGGTCTAAAAAAACATCACGCGCGACATACTTCATTCCTAAGTTTTCTAATACTTTTGGAGCCATTGTCTGTGCCGTAGTTCTACTATCTACAAAATATATACTGCTTTTAGTGAGTGCGTATATAAGTCTATTCATAGCGACTTCGTCTGCCGTAAATTTACTTCCTGTGTGATTATTTATATACTTTACTCTAGGAAAGAGTTTTTTAATACTTTTTACACGTGAAGAAATAGTCGCTTGAGAATCTGTAATGCGCAGAGTGTCTGGTTCTTCCGCGCTAAAACTTTGTGCTTCCATAGGTAAGTGAACCATATAGTTATCTTCATGCGATGCTAGTTCGGACGTATGTGGTCGTGCCTTGCTTGGTGGCAAAAAAGACATAGTAAGGGGTAGTCTCAAACTCTTTATCGCCTCGACTTGAGACTTTGTTCCTACGTCATCGATGATAATGGATAAACGCGGCTTGCTAGAACTCACGTTTGCCTTGCGTTTAACAATATTTGGTGCATTGACAAGTGATACGTCTTCAAGTTCATGAGAGGCTGAAACATAATGTTTCTCTGCGTTTTTTAAGACCTCTTGCTTAGAGCTCTTCTCTTTTAAAACTTCTTTTTTTAGAACCTCTTTGAGTCTCTTGTTTACACTTGCTTGTTTTTTATCGACCGTAACTGTCTTTTCAAGTTCTTTGAGTAGCCCTAAGCGCTTCTCTTTTTCCTTTTTTTCTAACTGTGCTACCTCTTTTTTAGCAGCTTCATAACCAAAATAATAGCCCGTGACTACAGAGCTCAATATAAGGGCTACGATTGCCAATGTCCATGCTATATAAGAGAGGATTTTTGAAGTAGATTTTTTTTTAGTAGTTATCTTTTTTCTTTTAGCCATTTTAAATAAAACTTTCTTTGAGTAAATTTATGAAACTATACCCTCTTAAATATTAATATACTATTTCATTTCATTTTGACATACATTCTCTCTATATATACTTTAGATTCTCAAATTTATAAATAAAACTAATATAAAACATTTTTGTATGCTTTTCTTAAGTAAGATTTCTATATAATTCCGAGTTCCTTTCTCTTTGTAATGTCAATTTTGACACTATATTTTAGATCCGAAAGGGAAACAAATGCCTATGTGCAGATACCAAAGGGAGATTATACTCTATGAGAAATTACGAAAACCTAGTAATCGTAAAACCAACATTAACAGCAGAAGAAATTCAAGCTAGCATTCAAGCGGTTGAGGAAGTTATCACTTCTAACGGCGGCGAAATAGCGGCTACAAGTCCAATGGGAATGAGAAAATTAGCATACCCTATTGATAAAAACGAACGTGGTTATTACCATGTAGTATACTATTCAATTGCTCCAGCAGCTATTGCAGAGATCGAAAGACGTTTCCGTATCAACGAAGAGCTTTTACGTTTTGTAACGATTAAATATGATTCAAACCGTGAAGTTAAAGCGTTTAACACTCTTGTTGAAAACGCTAAAAAAGCGGCAGCGGCTCCAAAAGTTGAAGCAACTCCAGCAGTTGAAGCGACTCCAGAAGCAGAAGCTCCAGTTGAAGCAGCAGTAGAAACAGAAGCTCCAGTAGCAGCTGAGTAATAAGTAAAAGCCAAAAGAAGGAAACCTTATGTTCAATAAAGTAATTTTAGTTGGAAACCTAACGCGTGACATCGAACTCAGATACTCTCAAGCGGGTATGGGCATTGCAAAAACAGCAATCGCTACTAGCCGTAAATTCACTACAAATGGTGAAAAAAAAGAGGAAGTATGTTTTGTAGATATTACATTTTTCGGAAGAAGTGCTGAAGTTGCCAACCAATATCTTCGTAAAGGGAGTAAAATCCTAGTCGAAGGTAGATTAAACTTTGAACAGTGGGTAGATCAAAATGGTCAGAAACGTTCTAAACACTCGGTTACTGCTGAAACTATGCAGATGCTAGATTCTAAAGGAGACAACCAAGGTGCATACGCTGCTCCAACTGGTGCTCCTATGGATAATAACTATGATGGTGGATACAATGAGCCTTCTCAAGGGCAGCCTCAAGGGTACCAACAGCCTAAGCAACAGAGCTACCAAGCTCCAAGGCCAGAGCAACAACCTCAGAGTTATCAAAAGCCTAGCTATAACAATAACCAAGCAGCGGCGCAAAGTCGTCAGATGCCTAGTAGTGAATCAATCCCAACGATTGATATAGATGAAGATGAAATTCCATTTTAGACTTAATAAAATAGATACAAAAAGGTAATAACATGTCAGAAAAAAGAAAATACAAAAAAAGATTTTGTAAGTACTGTGAAGCAAAAGTAGACTTCATGGATTATAAAGATGCGGGAGCTTTACGTTTCTCACTATCTGAAAGATATAAAATTATGCCAAGACGTTTAACAGGTAACTGTAAACGTCACCAAGACATGATTTCAGTAGTTATCAAGCGTGCTCGTGCGGCTGCTCTAGTTCCATATACTGTAACTCGTAAGCAAGTTGTAACTGCACCATTCGAAAACCTTAGATAGGTCTTCTTAAGTCCCTTTCTGGGACTTAATCTTCTTTACCGCCCTCTTTTTACATACAAATTCTCTAAATATATCCAATGCACTTTTGTAATATAAACCTAAGAATTGAATGCTATACTAAACAAAATATAAACTAGGAATATAGAATGACTATAGAAGAAATCGAGTTTGAGTTAGAGTTAACGGGAATGGCTAGAGATCAGCAACTCAAGTTACTATCAGCTGTTAAAAGAGATGGCTATGATGCAAAACTACTTGATAAGAAACTTAGGACTATGGGGTTTGAGCCTGTCTTTAGTATTTACGATGAAGAAGAAGATACTCATCAAGATAAGAGTAAAGCCTAGGCTTATTGCAAAATTACTATTAGTAATACTATAATAATTCCATTTTTGTATAATTAATATAATACGCTATAATTCCAATTATGAAACTTAGACTATTATTATCTATCTTCTTTGTAATTGTCACAACGCTTTCAGCACTGCATGAAACGGAGCATACACTCCAAGGTGAAGAAACCTGTTTAGTTTGTCATGTAAACGACAACCTTACATCAGCAGATATACTTTCAATACCTACTGAGGCTCTCAACTTTCACTACGAATCTATTTTAGATAATGGCCAAGTAGCAAACCTACACCTTCAAGACAGATCAAACCAAAACCGCGCCCCACCAAAACAATCCTAACTACCCAATAATAAAACAAAAAACTTTACAAAATATAATAATAAATAGGAATAACTATGCAAAAAAAAATACTAATAGCTACATCTTTGTGGGCGATAGGAACGGCGACTTCAACTTGGGCTTGTAATGGCTCTCATGTCTTAGGCGGGGCAACTACGGGGGCAGTTTATACTATCTCTGCAGATACTATGAAAAAAGGTGATTTTTACTTAGGCGTAAATGTGGAAACACTGCAAAACAAAAGTCTCTCAGATTCAAAAATCATAAACGCTATACAAAATGGTGCAACTCATTTACATAGTATAGACGCCGTAAACTCTTACTCTATAGCATTCTCTTATGGTATTACAGACAATCTTACGTTAAACACACAACTACCGTATGCTTCTCGCAAAAATATACGCGCAGGTGAAACCCCTCCACCTGACGTTCACACCCATGGTAACGTTGAAGGTATGGGTGATATTTCAGCAATTCTCCAATATAAAGTATATGACGATGTGGTAAAAATCGCTCTTTTGGCAGGGCTTAAAGCACCAACTGGAAAAGATAATTTAGAAGATGAGGGTGAAGTGCTAGAGGCTGACTTACAACCCGGAAGTGGTTCGTGGGATATTTTCACCGGCGCCGCTATAACTAAAAACTTTGAGAACTTCTCACTTCACTCAGATATACTCTACAAGTATAATAATACAGGAGTAGATAAAAGTCAATTAGGAGATGTGTTTACGTATAACACGGCAGTCTCTTATAAATTATTTGAGAATAATCATGACCATACGCTTCATAAGTTAGAAGAAGAAAAAGAGCTTGGATACTCCCTCAGTACTTTCTTAGAGCTAAATGGTGAGCATGCGCAAAAAGATCGTTTTCATGGTGATAATGCAGAGAATACTGGACATAATATACTTTTTGCCACTACTGGACTCCAGCTTGTTAGCGATGCCGGTTACTCACTCTTTTTTAGTATTTCAAAACCTATATACCAAGACTTTAACGGTCTGCAAAATGATATAAACTACAAATCAAGTTTTGGGATTGGAAAGAGCTTTTAAAAGAAGTATCTCCCTTCTTTAGGGGAGAATCTTTCAAAGTTATTGATAAGGGAATGTTTATTGCTATAATTTATAAAAAAGTTTTTCAATGAAATATACACTCCTTATACTAACGCTAATTACTCATATGCTCTATGCCAATGAAACGGACGACTCTCTCATCATTAA encodes the following:
- the tatB gene encoding Sec-independent protein translocase protein TatB, yielding MFGMGFTEILIIAVIAILFLGPDKLPSAMIDIAKFFKNAKNTLGSVKSTLEEEMHVSDIKKEALAYKAQLEKATSALDDVKNIPNNLGLDTNSFEDTSADAKPEVVVNKSATKAEEVTFAKKSKKIEEDNTDV
- the tatC gene encoding twin-arginine translocase subunit TatC, yielding MFDELKPHLAELRKRLGISVGSLIVMFFVMFYFHEPILNWMVEPLNTALIEVGKKSLHAADGMITTSQVGGAFFVALKVSFFAAIVASLPIILSQIWLFIAPGLYSSEKKMIIPFIIGGTLMFLIGVLFAYYVVTPFGFDFLITFGSFKFTPLINIEDYVGFFTKIMFGFGLAFELPVFAYFLALLGLVNDKQMTAFFKYAIVIIFIVAALLTPPDVLTQLLMAGPLIILYGFSILIVKLVNPAPDDDDEDEEEDESADETNSK
- the queA gene encoding tRNA preQ1(34) S-adenosylmethionine ribosyltransferase-isomerase QueA, with translation MQDIELLTASYDFVLPDELIATHPAHPRDHAKLLIYNRETDTITHAHFYDFEKYIPKDCALIFNNTKVIKARLHGKKTSGGKIELLINRPLNAIDINVYLRGKVKVGTEVLFKNNLIAVVKELNEDGSRIVNFMQDGILLRFEEILPIIDKIGHIPLPPYIQREDNEEDADEYQSVFAKEEGAVAAPTASLHFTQEQHHRVCQNHAHAYVTLHVGSGTFKPVDAEVITEHPMHSEYYDISDKAKDILDSDIPVLSIGTTSTRTIEYYDKHGKIQKGEANLFLHPNNKPSRVNHLLTNFHLPKSTLLMLVASFVGLEKTQKLYAEAIKENYRFYSYGDAMLII
- a CDS encoding DNA-processing protein DprA, translated to MIREVDFHIKELESMKRYPLKLSYIGNTSLLHRKKISIVGSRSPNQYARDKTHELATKLSNAGVCIVSGGAIGVDAIAHKGAGPSNTILIAATGLNKRYPAINASIIKSVEESGLVMSQFEKGSPSTKYNFVLRNELVVALGDILIVSYADLNSGTMRSIEYALKMGKEIYVLSHRIGESQATNRLLQEGKAKAIYDIDSFVALFATESSEVKRVDDFLEYCKSNPTYEEALKKFPSRVFEAELSGEIEIKNSRLYLL
- a CDS encoding divergent polysaccharide deacetylase family protein → MAKRKKITTKKKSTSKILSYIAWTLAIVALILSSVVTGYYFGYEAAKKEVAQLEKKEKEKRLGLLKELEKTVTVDKKQASVNKRLKEVLKKEVLKEKSSKQEVLKNAEKHYVSASHELEDVSLVNAPNIVKRKANVSSSKPRLSIIIDDVGTKSQVEAIKSLRLPLTMSFLPPSKARPHTSELASHEDNYMVHLPMEAQSFSAEEPDTLRITDSQATISSRVKSIKKLFPRVKYINNHTGSKFTADEVAMNRLIYALTKSSIYFVDSRTTAQTMAPKVLENLGMKYVARDVFLDHHMDKPYILEQIKKAIKTAKDNGSAIAIGHPHKNTLQALYESKKLLKEVELVYIHRL
- the rpsF gene encoding 30S ribosomal protein S6 — encoded protein: MRNYENLVIVKPTLTAEEIQASIQAVEEVITSNGGEIAATSPMGMRKLAYPIDKNERGYYHVVYYSIAPAAIAEIERRFRINEELLRFVTIKYDSNREVKAFNTLVENAKKAAAAPKVEATPAVEATPEAEAPVEAAVETEAPVAAE
- a CDS encoding single-stranded DNA-binding protein — its product is MFNKVILVGNLTRDIELRYSQAGMGIAKTAIATSRKFTTNGEKKEEVCFVDITFFGRSAEVANQYLRKGSKILVEGRLNFEQWVDQNGQKRSKHSVTAETMQMLDSKGDNQGAYAAPTGAPMDNNYDGGYNEPSQGQPQGYQQPKQQSYQAPRPEQQPQSYQKPSYNNNQAAAQSRQMPSSESIPTIDIDEDEIPF
- the rpsR gene encoding 30S ribosomal protein S18, giving the protein MSEKRKYKKRFCKYCEAKVDFMDYKDAGALRFSLSERYKIMPRRLTGNCKRHQDMISVVIKRARAAALVPYTVTRKQVVTAPFENLR